Proteins encoded in a region of the Haloglomus salinum genome:
- a CDS encoding ribonuclease H-like domain-containing protein, which translates to MHFDRADDGVERVATLDIETTHWKPESGEVVAVGVGVHERGTPGSEAVYDCLLREGDDEPAVIRDALDRLASYGADRLVTYNGAEFDIPFLHDRLRAHDADPVALPPVDHLDLYADRKRRADETGRKWPSLEECVAAYDATPAETHWRGEPVTNSRFGEELGPEYLDAVRAGDGTGLRAVVEHYLRSDLENNFLVYYGDVGTPFEPAFAGTRRDF; encoded by the coding sequence ATGCACTTCGACCGGGCGGACGACGGGGTAGAGCGGGTGGCGACGCTCGACATCGAGACGACCCACTGGAAACCGGAGTCGGGCGAGGTGGTCGCCGTCGGCGTCGGCGTCCACGAGCGCGGCACGCCCGGGTCGGAGGCAGTGTACGACTGTCTCCTCCGCGAGGGGGACGACGAGCCGGCCGTCATCCGCGACGCACTCGACCGGCTGGCCTCGTACGGGGCCGACCGGCTCGTCACGTACAACGGCGCCGAGTTCGATATCCCCTTCCTGCACGACCGGCTGCGGGCCCACGACGCCGACCCGGTCGCGCTCCCACCCGTCGACCACCTCGACCTCTACGCCGACCGGAAGCGACGCGCGGACGAGACCGGCCGGAAGTGGCCGAGTCTGGAGGAGTGTGTCGCGGCCTACGACGCCACTCCAGCCGAGACGCACTGGCGGGGGGAGCCGGTGACGAACAGCCGCTTCGGCGAGGAACTCGGCCCGGAGTACCTCGACGCCGTCCGGGCCGGAGACGGCACCGGCCTCCGTGCGGTCGTCGAACACTACCTCCGGAGCGACCTCGAGAACAACTTCCTCGTCTACTACGGGGACGTGGGGACACCGTTCGAGCCGGCGTTCGCGGGAACACGACGAGATTTCTGA
- a CDS encoding DUF5804 family protein, with amino-acid sequence MARVCLLGDDDVDLRYELLSRETAREALATYDLRQPYHNSVALETVSLGAAVSLLNDLNWYLVRFVDEALVLEPSVSDTEWLARDLASDLRDDRITPDESDRFLKVYGVVAADEEDAAADGDEGSDGTHRGPDRRLVDPMFVTRTGPELPDYDLRDVDETVVVRVTEGEFGA; translated from the coding sequence ATGGCGCGGGTCTGTCTGCTGGGTGACGACGACGTGGACCTCCGGTACGAGTTGCTCTCGCGAGAGACCGCCCGCGAGGCGCTCGCGACCTACGACCTCCGGCAGCCGTACCACAACTCCGTGGCGCTGGAGACGGTCTCGCTCGGCGCCGCCGTCTCCCTGCTGAACGACCTGAACTGGTACCTCGTCCGCTTCGTCGACGAGGCACTCGTGCTGGAACCGTCGGTCAGCGACACGGAGTGGCTCGCGCGCGACCTCGCGAGCGACCTCCGCGACGACCGCATCACGCCCGACGAGAGCGACCGCTTCCTCAAGGTGTACGGCGTCGTGGCGGCCGACGAGGAGGACGCGGCTGCGGACGGCGACGAAGGGAGCGACGGGACCCACCGCGGCCCCGACCGCCGCCTCGTCGACCCGATGTTCGTCACACGGACGGGCCCGGAACTCCCCGACTACGACCTGCGGGACGTGGACGAGACGGTCGTCGTCCGCGTCACGGAGGGTGAATTCGGCGCTTGA
- a CDS encoding DUF7128 family protein has product MVAETSREGETWYECEACGLLFDDPDDAAAHEENCDAEEPSYIQ; this is encoded by the coding sequence ATGGTCGCCGAAACAAGCCGCGAGGGCGAGACGTGGTACGAGTGCGAGGCGTGTGGCCTCCTGTTCGACGACCCGGACGACGCGGCGGCCCACGAGGAGAACTGCGACGCGGAGGAACCCTCCTACATCCAGTGA
- a CDS encoding ABC transporter ATP-binding protein translates to MIEVRDLRKEYGDFVAVEGSSFTVEGGEVFGIIGPNGAGKTTTLKTLAGLLEPTSGSAEVAGYDASDPRMRQQLGFLPEESPLYEEMTPISYLTFFADLYDVDRDVAETRIHDTLDRLDLEYRERPLGDMSKGMKRKVAIARSLVNDPDVLVYDEPASGLDPLTTNYIIDFTRDLADEGKTVVFSAHNLYHVESICDRIAIMNEGRIVARGSVEELRAQYGRTTYHVYTSVPVEGSTPVEGSAGERHERTVESMDAVDATREAAEAAGGQMVDIRTEDPSLERVFLDLAEGESEAERAVARRAADGAAGEDTETARATPPGADE, encoded by the coding sequence ATGATAGAGGTCCGGGACCTGCGCAAGGAGTACGGTGACTTCGTCGCCGTCGAGGGGTCGAGCTTCACGGTCGAGGGAGGCGAGGTGTTCGGCATCATCGGGCCCAACGGCGCCGGCAAGACGACGACGCTGAAGACGCTTGCCGGCCTGCTGGAGCCGACGAGCGGCAGCGCCGAGGTCGCGGGCTACGACGCCTCGGACCCGCGGATGCGCCAGCAGCTCGGCTTCCTCCCCGAGGAGTCGCCGCTGTACGAGGAGATGACACCCATCTCGTATCTCACCTTCTTCGCGGACCTCTACGACGTGGACCGCGATGTCGCGGAGACCCGTATCCACGACACGCTGGACCGGCTCGACCTCGAATATCGCGAGCGCCCGCTCGGCGACATGTCGAAGGGGATGAAGCGGAAGGTCGCCATCGCCCGCTCGCTGGTCAACGACCCCGACGTGCTGGTGTACGACGAACCCGCCTCGGGACTGGACCCGCTGACGACGAACTACATCATCGACTTCACGCGCGACCTCGCGGACGAGGGCAAGACGGTCGTCTTCTCGGCGCACAACCTGTACCACGTCGAGTCCATCTGTGACCGCATCGCCATCATGAACGAGGGGCGCATCGTCGCCCGCGGCAGCGTCGAGGAGCTGCGCGCGCAGTACGGCCGCACCACGTACCACGTCTACACCTCCGTGCCCGTCGAGGGCTCGACGCCCGTCGAGGGGAGCGCCGGCGAGCGCCACGAGCGGACCGTCGAGTCGATGGATGCGGTGGATGCGACCCGCGAGGCCGCCGAGGCCGCAGGGGGGCAGATGGTCGACATCCGAACCGAGGACCCGTCGCTGGAACGCGTCTTCCTCGACCTCGCCGAGGGTGAGAGCGAGGCCGAACGAGCCGTCGCCCGGCGTGCCGCCGACGGGGCGGCCGGCGAGGACACGGAGACGGCCCGCGCGACGCCGCCGGGGGCCGACGAGTGA